One part of the [Synechococcus] sp. NIES-970 genome encodes these proteins:
- the hypC gene encoding hydrogenase assembly chaperone HypC/HupF, giving the protein MCLAVPGKILAITGDDPLLTMGRISFGGVVREVSLAYVPEAQVGDYVIVHAGFALNLIDEAAATETLATFAEIAAFSGGKPNEIR; this is encoded by the coding sequence ATGTGCCTTGCAGTACCCGGAAAGATTTTAGCAATCACTGGTGATGATCCTCTCCTAACAATGGGCCGCATTAGCTTCGGTGGCGTGGTGCGGGAGGTGAGTCTGGCCTATGTGCCCGAGGCCCAAGTAGGCGATTACGTGATTGTTCATGCCGGATTTGCTTTGAACCTCATCGATGAAGCGGCTGCTACAGAGACCCTAGCGACCTTCGCCGAAATTGCAGCATTTTCTGGGGGGAAGCCTAATGAAATTCGTTGA
- the hypD gene encoding hydrogenase expression/formation protein HypD, giving the protein MKFVDEFRDPQAVHRYIQAIAQTVTQPWTIMEICGGQTHSIMKYGLDQLLPPEIQLIHGPGCPVCVTPAELIDQAIALAQLPGVILCSFGDMLRVPGTTADLLSVKAQGADVRMVYSPLDALQLAQANPAKEIIFFAVGFETTAPTTAMAVYQADRLGLKNFSLLVAHVLVPPAIEAILSVPDCQIQGFLLAGHVCTVMGYGEYQAIAQTYQIPLVVTGFEPLDIVQGIYLCVQQLEAGQAEITNQYQRVVQAQGNPTAKKIVAEVFTTVPKMWRGIAEIPRSGLGLREKYQAFDASRKFKLNSGLSQLQEPSPCISGEILQGQKKPHHCPAFGNACTPEHPLGAPMVSSEGACAAYYRYGKFLAMA; this is encoded by the coding sequence ATGAAATTCGTTGATGAATTTCGCGACCCACAGGCAGTCCATCGCTACATCCAGGCGATCGCCCAAACGGTCACCCAACCCTGGACGATTATGGAGATCTGTGGCGGCCAGACCCACAGCATTATGAAATATGGCCTCGACCAACTGCTTCCCCCAGAGATTCAGCTGATCCACGGCCCTGGTTGCCCCGTCTGTGTCACCCCCGCTGAGTTAATTGATCAGGCGATCGCCCTCGCCCAGTTACCCGGTGTGATTCTCTGCTCCTTTGGGGATATGCTGCGCGTGCCAGGGACAACCGCAGATCTGCTCTCGGTCAAGGCCCAGGGGGCGGATGTGCGGATGGTCTATTCTCCCCTCGACGCGCTGCAATTGGCCCAGGCAAATCCAGCCAAAGAAATTATCTTTTTTGCGGTGGGTTTTGAAACCACAGCTCCCACCACGGCGATGGCTGTCTACCAAGCAGATAGATTGGGCCTCAAAAATTTTTCCCTACTGGTGGCCCATGTCTTAGTGCCCCCCGCGATCGAGGCGATTCTCTCCGTACCCGACTGTCAGATCCAGGGCTTTTTGCTCGCTGGTCATGTGTGTACTGTGATGGGCTACGGGGAATATCAGGCGATCGCCCAAACCTATCAAATCCCCCTAGTGGTGACGGGGTTCGAGCCCCTGGACATCGTCCAGGGCATTTATCTCTGTGTGCAGCAATTAGAGGCAGGCCAGGCAGAAATCACAAACCAATATCAGCGGGTCGTCCAGGCCCAAGGGAACCCCACAGCAAAAAAAATTGTGGCGGAAGTCTTTACCACCGTCCCAAAAATGTGGCGCGGTATCGCCGAAATTCCGCGCAGTGGTCTGGGTTTGCGAGAAAAATACCAAGCCTTTGATGCCAGTCGCAAATTTAAACTCAATTCAGGATTGTCTCAGCTCCAAGAACCCTCTCCCTGTATCAGCGGTGAAATTCTCCAGGGCCAGAAAAAACCCCATCACTGCCCCGCCTTTGGTAATGCCTGCACCCCAGAGCATCCCCTAGGTGCACCGATGGTCTCCTCCGAAGGGGCCTGCGCCGCCTATTATCGCTATGGAAAATTTCTTGCCATGGCCTAG